From a single Onychomys torridus chromosome 9, mOncTor1.1, whole genome shotgun sequence genomic region:
- the Spcs1 gene encoding signal peptidase complex subunit 1 yields the protein MARGGARGCPCSSETSASGATADGLRGSAGRPACVRCLSPQATLLKNQLPLLCRRSSPPIMLEHLSSLPTQMDYKGQKLAEQMFQGIILSSAVVGFIYGYVAEQFGWTVYIVMAGFAFSCLLTLPPWPIYRRHPLKWLPVQDSGPEDKKSSGDRKMKRHAKNN from the exons ATGGCGCGGGGCGGGGCCAGAGGTTGTCCGTGCTCGTCAGAGACATCCGCTTCCGGGGCCACCGCCGACGGATTGAGGGGCTCGGCAGGTCGGCCAGCCTGCGTTCGGTGTCTCAGCCCGCAAGCTACACTCCTTAAGAATCAGCTACCCTTGCTTTGTCGTCGATCTTCTCCGCCAATCATGCTGGAACATCTGAGTTCGCTACCCACCCAGATG GATTACAAGGGCCAGAAGCTAGCTGAACAGATGTTTCAGGGAATTATTCTTTCTTCTGCG gtcgTTGGGTTTATCTACGGGTACGTGGCTGAACAGTTTGGGTGGACTGTCTACATAGTTATGGCCGGATTTGCTTTCTCTTGTTTG CTGACACTTCCTCCATGGCCTATCTATCGCCGACACCCCCTGAAGTGGTTACCTGTTCAAGACTCAGGCCCAGAAGACAAGAAATCATCGGGggacagaaaaatgaagagacaTGCCAAAAATAATTGA